From Calliphora vicina chromosome 3, idCalVici1.1, whole genome shotgun sequence:
TGGGAAGATGCGGCCACCTTAGATTATGCCAGTTCTAGAATAGCAGTTGCCAAAGTTGCTGTTTTCTTGGCCAAATTATTGGAAAAATTCTTAAAGTAAGTGAATATTCTTCAGTAAGTAAATCAAatcaatattgttttttatttcttcgtAGTAAACATGAAATACCTTTATCGGAAGTTCACATAATTGGCCATAGTCTGGGTGCCCATATAGCCGGTAATATGGGTCGCTACTTTAATGGTTCAGTGGGTCGAGTGACTGGTTTGGATCCCGCTCTTCCTTTATTCACCCCCAATGCCGCCGACAGTTTACATTcgaatgctgctttatttgtaGATGTAATACACACCGATTTTCCAGTATTTGGTGATAATACAGCACGTGGCATGGCGGATTTCTATCCCAATTATGGTCATGCTCCACAAAAGGGTTGTGATGATGTGGATTTAATAACTGCCAGTAAGTTAATTTTTGAGGCTTGTAAGTGCAAGAACATCCACTTCAATAGAagacaaaatataataattcctatgacaaaatttaacatttttcagaCAGTTGTAGCCACAATAGGGCCGTTTTATTATATGCAGAATCCATTGCTTTACCCCAAAATTTCCCAGCTATACCCTGTTCTTTAGCAGCCATAAAAACGCGTAATTCCGGCTTATGTTTGCAAAAGTTAAATAAAGTCATTCCCACAAAGTCTTCATTGGCAGAAGCTATTGCTTCGAAAAATGATGAAGTTATTGCTTATATGGGTGAAGCAGCTTCTAGAAGGTAAAGTTTATACAATATTAACAGTGTTtataagtcccggtccacactgtgaaacatttgctgcaaaacatttttaaattctcttttgaaactgtcCGTATCCAcacagtttttgacatttctgtacagaacgaatATTCGTatacatactcaacaaaaaattcatgttcatgAAACAGAGTACCATtttccattcctctttcccctttcattaaaaaactcaaatgttttgcaacaaatattttacagtGTGGATGGGGTAACATCGAGACGAGAttctaattgtcaaaaacctaagtctgttgtcaaaaacctaactcttgcaacaacaaaatacatgctagtcaatgtattttgttgttgtatcagaaatattatttgttgtatttttgtttgacaaatagaagtatctcgtctctatgtataattctctaggGACTaagcagtttttaaatttgtatcaaaaactttataaaacaaaattttattataaaatttatgtcataaaattaaaaattcggcCTTAAATATTTGGTAGACTTCTAATGTAATTAATTTCTTTCAACAGCGCCTCTGGTTTATATTATTTGGAGACTTATGATGCGCCACCTTACGGCATGGGTGTGTACACTCAGTTAAATTGACTGTATAAACATAGTTGGGTTTAATAAAGGTTGTTGGCATAACTAGAAAACCTCATACGTTATGTGTCTTTACTAACTGAATAAATTACCCCCTAAAATAGGCTATACAATAATGGTTTAAACTTATGTTATTGCTTAGTACAGACACAATCCCATACAATAATTAAACTTGTGAATGGATGAAgtggaataaaaaataaatttttaatttaatttcaataaagtaaaaaaattagagaAGCAATTTCAATTTAGGTCTCatatgaaatgattttaaatatttttggattttttaaagtGTGTAAAATATTGATTGTTGATTTGCAAAAACATAGCCCAagttaaaaagtttttcaaataaataaaatatgtaattaaaatatgtatacatatgtatcttaTTTGGTCGTTACTTTTTTTCCTCAACAATGTGGCCTACAGTTAGGGTTGCCATCcgggctggacttggctggattgtccagctttattgatgcctgtccagtttcaagctaaaattgaatttgtccagctaaatagaaattttctacaataatatccataaatgaaattttactctaacacaggtcaacagcaaaaaaaggcttcactaaccatcactatgcatcatggttacctaagtaacTCTAATTCTATTTAGTTCGGGTTAGTTCGATATTATTGCAGTTAtaaattgcgttttaatcggcgttgtagtttcggagttataataacaaattgaagcaaaaaatatatttttaaagtgaaaatagcaaatttttgtgttttaaacaactcatgaaaaatctaaaactgcagaaattgttcaggtttattactttgtcgcaaaagcgtatataatagcaacaaaatggtatatcgaacataaaaatcgattgattgttttcgaatttattcacaattaagtaaattcgctcattttcacaaaattttacttttttgtattgcgtttcaatcggctcagtagtttcggagttacaaattgaagcaaaaaatatattttttaggtgaaaataaaatttttttgttttaaaaaaatcatgaaattcGAAAACGggagaaattgttcagatttattgcattatcgcaaagccacatgtagtagaaacaaaatgagatcataaaaatcgaaggattcttttcgaatttattaaaaattaagtgaattcactcattttcctagtttttttttactgtagcaaaattaacattttctcggtcatatttttaatgtccagttttttttgatttgtccagctttttaaaaCCCAATGTTCAGCTTTTTgcgaatctgaatctggcatccCTACCTacagtattttaattttacaccaacaattttgttttcaaaataaatagtttcaTTCCTAACACAGACAGTAGCATGTATCAAACCATAaccaaactttatttaaaataaataaccaAATCCTCCTATGATGAAATTTTttatgcaacatttttacatttctttgtatgtatgtatttctaaaACCCTTATACATAATTGTTCACTgataaaatgtgaaaaatattcccatgttttaaacaattttatgatcaCATACATAAAACTAACCaaagaatataataaaatgaaaactaaatttaaattcaatttaatccAATCTAAAACCATCAAAATATGACCCCTTTTTAaccaaatactaaaaaatatgaCTTCTGTGATCTGCGCGCATGCTCAATTCAAAAGCATGCTGTGTATCAGGGAAATGTCAACAAAATCCTTTAATTTACTGGCCAAAACTCATAAATACATTGTACTAAATACTAAACACTACTCCTATTTATTAAGAGGGAACgaacataaaaataaacctcATCATCTACTAAGTAAAATGTCCGTCCTTCCAcataggtttcagtaaaaaaaaaagaaaaagtcaaGAATAGAAAAGgaagaa
This genomic window contains:
- the LOC135953701 gene encoding lipase member H-B, with protein sequence MIIIVVHSLVAEANIDNLVQKANIYYQQPLHDGKAHEFTLDTILEPASKTDIKVIVHGFLGNRFHYSIRPLRNVYMAQGKENVFLADWEDAATLDYASSRIAVAKVAVFLAKLLEKFLNKHEIPLSEVHIIGHSLGAHIAGNMGRYFNGSVGRVTGLDPALPLFTPNAADSLHSNAALFVDVIHTDFPVFGDNTARGMADFYPNYGHAPQKGCDDVDLITASKLIFEAYSCSHNRAVLLYAESIALPQNFPAIPCSLAAIKTRNSGLCLQKLNKVIPTKSSLAEAIASKNDEVIAYMGEAASRSASGLYYLETYDAPPYGMGVYTQLN